From a single Solanum dulcamara chromosome 4, daSolDulc1.2, whole genome shotgun sequence genomic region:
- the LOC129886023 gene encoding vetispiradiene synthase 1-like, with product MAPAAAVMSNYQEEEIVRPVADFSPSLWGDRFHSFSLDNQVAEKYAQEIETLKEQTKSMLSAACGATLVDKLNLIDIVERLGIAYHFEKQIEDMLDHIYKADPNFESHEYSDLSNLSVLFRLLRQHGYNISPELFSRFQDANGKFKEFLCNDIKGILNLYEASHVRTHGEDILEEALSFSTAHLESAAPHLKSPLSKQVTHALEQSLHKSIPRVETRYFISIYEEEEFKNDVLLRFAKMDFNLLQMLHKQELCEVSRWWKDLDFVTTLPYARDRAVECYFWTVGVYAEPQYSQARVMLAKTIAMISIVDDTFDAYGIVKELEVYTDAIQRWDISQIDRLPDYMKISYKALLDLYNNYEAELSKDGRSDVVHYAKERMKEIVRNYFVEAKWFIEGYMPPVSEYLSNALATSTYYLLTTTSYLGMKSANKEDFEWLAKNPKILEANVTLCRVIDDIATYEVEKGRGQIATGIECYMRDHGVSTEEAMEKFQEMAEIAWKDVNEGILRPTPVSTQILTRILNLARIIDVTYKHNQDGYTHPEKVLKPHIIALLVDSIEI from the exons ATGGCCCCAGCTGCTGCAGTGATGAGTAACTACCAAGAGGAGGAGATTGTTCGTCCTGTTGCTGACTTCTCACCAAGTCTTTGGGGTGATCGTTTCCATTCTTTCTCCCTTGATAATCAg GTTGCGGAAAAGTATGCTCAGGAGATTGAAACGTTGAAAGAGCAAACAAAGAGTATGTTGTCAGCAGCGTGTGGAGCAACATTGGTTGATAAATTGAATTTGATAGATATTGTTGAGCGCCTTGGCATAGCTTACCATTTTGAGAAACAAATAGAAGACATGTTGGATCACATTTACAAAGCAGATCCTAACTTTGAGAGTCATGAATACAGTGATTTAAGCAATTTATCCGTTCTGTTTCGACTACTGAGACAACAtggttacaatatctctccagAACTTTTTAGCAGATTCCAAGATGCAAACGGCAAATTCAAGGAATTTCTTTGCAATGACATCAAGGGTATTTTGAACTTATATGAAGCTTCACACGTAAGGACTCATGGAGAAGACATCTTAGAAGAGGCACTTTCATTTTCCACTGCTCATCTTGAATCTGCAGCTCCACATTTGAAGTCACCTCTGAGTAAACAAGTGACGCATGCCCTTGAGCAATCTCTCCATAAGAGTATTCCAAGAGTCGAGACACGCTACTTCATCTCCATCTACGAAGAGGAGGAATTTAAGAATGATGTGTTGCTTCGATTTGCAAAAATGGATTTCAATTTACTTCAGATGTTGCACAAACAAGAATTATGCGAAGTATCTAG gtggtggaaagatTTGGATTTTGTGACAACACTTCCATATGCTAGGGACAGAGCAGTTGAATGCTACTTTTGGACGGTGGGAGTGTATGCTGAACCTCAGTATTCTCAGGCTCGTGTCATGCTTGCTAAGACTATAGCAATGATTTCAATAGTAGATGACACGTTTGATGCTTATGGCATTGTAAAAGAACTTGAGGTCTACACTGATGCCATACAGAG GTGGGATATTAGCCAAATTGATCGGCTCCCTGATTACATGAAAATTAGTTACAAAGCACTTTTAGATCTCTACAACAATTATGAAGCAGAGTTGTCAAAGGATGGTAGATCTGATGTTGTTCACTACGCGAAAGAAAGA ATGAAAGAAATCGTGAGAAACTATTTTGTCGAAGCAAAATGGTTCATTGAAGGATATATGCCGCCAGTCTCTGAGTATCTTAGCAATGCATTAGCTACTAGCACTTATTACTTGCTTACGACAACATCCTACTTGGGCATGAAGTCTGCAAACAAGGAAGATTTTGAATGGTTGGCCAAGAACCCTAAAATTCTTGAAGCCAATGTGACATTATGTCGAGTCATTGATGATATAGCCACCTACGAG GTTGAGAAGGGTAGAGGTCAGATTGCAACTGGAATTGAGTGCTACATGAGAGATCATGGTGTATCAACAGAAGAGGCAAtggaaaaatttcaagaaatggCTGAGATAGCGTGGAAGGATGTAAATGAAGGAATTCTACGACCAACTCCCGTCTCTACACAGATTCTCACTCGTATTCTCAATCTTGCTCGCATTATTGATGTCACTTACAAGCACAATCAAGATGGATACACTCATCCTGAAAAAGTACTAAAACCTCACATTATTGCCTTGTTAGTGGACTCaattgaaatttaa
- the LOC129886024 gene encoding viridiflorene synthase-like, with translation MALASHLLNNEEEIVRPVANFSPSLWGDRFHSFSLDNQVAENYAQEIETLKEQTRSMLSAASGKTLAEKLNLIDIVERLGIAYHFEKQIDDMLDQIYKADSNFEAHEYNDLNTLSLQFRNLRQHGYNISPKIFSRFQDANGKFKESFSNDIRGLLNLYEASHVRTHGEDILEEALVFSTAHLESAAPHLKSPLSKQVTHALEQSLHKSIPRVETRYFISIYEEEEYKNDVLLRFAKLDYNLLQMLHKHELSEVSRWWKDLDFVTTLPYARDRAVECYFWTMGVYAEPQYSQARVMLAKTIAMISIIDDTFDAYGIVKELEVYTDAIQRWDVSQIDRLPEYMKISFKALLDLYDDYEKELSKDGRSDVVHYAKERMKEIVRNYFVEAKWFIEGYMPPVSEYLSNALATSTYYLLTTTSYLGVKSATKEDFEWLATNPKILEANVTLCRVVDDIATYEVEKGRGQIATGIECYMRDYDVSTEVAMEKFQEMAEIAWKDVNEGILRPTPVSTEILTRILNLARIIDVTYKHNQDGYTHPEKVLKPHIIALLVDSIEI, from the exons ATGGCCCTAGCTAGCCACCTCCTTAACAATGAAGAGGAGATCGTTCGCCCTGTTGCCAATTTCTCTCCAAGTCTTTGGGGTGATCGTTTCCATTCATTCTCTCTTGACAATCAG GTTGCTGAAAACTATGCTCAAGAGATCGAGACTTTGAAGGAACAAACAAGGAGTATGTTGTCAGCTGCTTCTGGAAAAACATTGGCTGAGAAATTGAATCTGATAGACATTGTTGAGCGTCTTGGCATTGCTTATCATTTTGAGAAGCAAATAGACGACATGTTGGATCAAATTTACAAAGCAGATTCAAACTTTGAGGCTCATGAATACAATGATTTAAACACTTTATCCCTTCAATTTCGAAACCTAAGACAACAtggttacaatatctctccaa AAATTTTCAGCAGATTCCAAGATGCGAACGGCAAGTTCAAGGAATCTTTTAGCAACGACATCAGGGGTTTATTGAACTTATACGAAGCTTCACATGTAAGGACTCATGGAGAAGATATTTTGGAAGAGGCACTTGTTTTCTCCACTGCTCATCTTGAGTCTGCAGCTCCACATTTGAAGTCACCTCTGAGTAAACAAGTGACACATGCCCTTGAGCAATCTCTCCATAAGAGCATTCCAAGAGTCGAGACGCGCTACTTCATCTCTATCTACGAAGAGGAGGAATATAAGAATGATGTGTTGCTTCGATTTGCCAAATTGGATTACAACTTACTCCAGATGTTGCACAAACACGAACTCAGTGAAGTATCAAG gtggtggaaagatTTGGATTTTGTGACAACCCTTCCATATGCTAGGGATAGAGCAGTGGAATGTTACTTTTGGACCATGGGTGTGTATGCTGAACCTCAATATTCTCAGGCTCGCGTCATGCTTGCTAAGACTATAGCAATGATTTCGATAATAGATGATACGTTTGATGCTTATGGAATTGTAAAAGAACTCGAGGTTTACACCGATGCCATACAAAG gTGGGATGTGAGTCAAATTGATCGACTCCCAGAATACATGAAAATCAGTTTTAAGGCTCTTTTGGATCTCtatgatgattatgaaaagGAGTTGTCAAAGGATGGCAGATCCGATGTTGTCCACTACGCAAAAGAAAGA ATGAAGGAGATTGTGAGAAACTATTTTGTCGAAGCAAAGTGGTTCATTGAGGGATATATGCCGCCTGTTTCTGAGTATCTTAGCAACGCATTAGCTACCAGCACATATTACTTGCTAACTACGACATCCTATTTGGGAGTGAAGTCAGCTACAAAAGAAGATTTCGAATGGTTGGCTACGAACCCTAAAATTCTTGAAGCCAATGTGACGTTATGCCGAGTTGTTGATGACATAGCAACGTATGAG GTTGAGAAGGGTAGAGGCCAAATTGCAACAGGAATTGAGTGTTATATGAGGGATTATGATGTATCAACTGAAGTAGCAATGGAGAAATTCCAAGAGATGGCTGAGATAGCATGGAAGGATGTAAATGAAGGAATTCTTCGACCAACACCTGTTTCAACAGAAATTCTTACTCGCATTCTCAATCTTGCTCGTATTATAGATGTCACTTACAAGCATAATCAAGATGGATACACTCATCCCGAAAAAGTACTAAAACCTCACATCATCGCGCTACTGGTGGACTCCATTGAGATCTAA